One Buteo buteo chromosome 4, bButBut1.hap1.1, whole genome shotgun sequence DNA segment encodes these proteins:
- the LRRC17 gene encoding leucine-rich repeat-containing protein 17 produces the protein MQVVTIILLLLLCKLSDCRRTRNRSLRNNERENILRKASSTVKRNARGLPCDIYSYLHEKYLDCQERKLIFVAPDWPEDLKHMLLARNRIRKLKNNMFSKYKVLKSLDLQQNDISKIESEAFFGLNKLTTLLLQHNQIKSLSEEIFIYTPSLNYLRLYDNPWHCNCELETLVTMLQVPTNRNLGNYAKCVHPIELKNQKLKQIKAEQLCSEEDRQDPQNIRREKPEAVKPEFDSSLCHMYVFPVPTLNCKRKDLKKVPGNIPPDIVKLDLSSNKIRQLRAKEFEDVSELKILNLNSNGIAYIDPAAFSGLNNLEELDLSNNSLQNFEYGVLEDLYFLKILWLRENPWRCDYNIHYLFYWLKHHYNVHYNGLECKMPEEYKGWSVGKYVRSYYEECPKDKLPIYPETFDLEKDDEEWERHKEQSVQTVKKHGVIVTVIG, from the exons ATGCAAGTAGTTACTATTATACTACTACTTCTTCTTTGTAAACTGTCTGACTGTAGGAGGACAAGGAATAGGAGTTTGAGAAACAATGAAAGGGAAAACATCTTAAGGAAAGCATCTAGCACTGTTAAGCGCAATGCCCGAGGCCTACCATGTGATATATACAGTTATCTTCATGAGAAATACCTAGAttgtcaggaaagaaaattgatttttgtgGCACCTGATTGGCCAGAGGATTTAAAACACATGCTGCTAGCAAGAAACAGGATTCGTAAATTGAAGAATAATATGTTTTCCAAGTATAAAGTACTGAAAAGTCTGGATTTACAACAGAATGATATATCAAAAATTGAGAGCgaggctttttttggtttgaatAAACTTACCACACTCTTACTTCAGCATAACCAAATTAAGAGTTTATCTGAGGAGATCTTTATTTATACACCCAGTCTAAACTACCTACGTCTTTATGATAACCCCTGGCATTGCAACTGTGAACTAGAAACTCTTGTTACAATGCTACAGGTTCCAACAAACAGGAATTTGGGAAATTATGCCAAGTGTGTGCACCCAAtagaactgaaaaatcaaaagctaAAGCAGATAAAAGCTGAACAGCTATGTAGTGAAGAGGACAGGCAGGACCCCCAAAACATAAGACGGGAGAAGCCCGAAGCTGTCAAACCAGAATTTGATTCCTCTTTGTGCCACATGTATGTGTTTCCTGTACCAACTCtgaactgcaaaagaaaag atttaaagaAAGTTCCAGGTAACATACCTCCAGATATAGTTAAACTTGATTTGTCCAGCAACAAAATTAGACAACTACGAGCCAAAGAGTTTGAAGATGTCAGTGAACTGAAGATACTAAACCTAAACAGTAATGGAATAGCTTACATTGATCCTg CTGCTTTCTCAGGTCTCAATAACTTAGAGGAGCTGGATCTATCAAACAACAGCTTGCAGAATTTTGAATATGGAGTACTGGAAGATCtttactttctgaaaatactgtggCTGAGAGAGAATCCTTGGAGATGTGATTACAACATTCATTATCTTTTCTACTGGTTGAAGCATCACTACAATGTTCACTACAATGGCCTAGAATGTAAAATGCCTGAGGAATACAAAGGATGGTCTGTTGGAAAATATGTTCGAAGTTATTACGAGGAGTGCCCAAAAGACAAGCTGCCCATTTATCCAGAAACTTTTGATCTGGAAAAAGATGATGAGGAATGGGAACGACACAAAGAACAATCAGTTCAAACAGTAAAGAAGCACGGTGTAATTGTCACTGTGATAGGCTAa